Proteins from one Pseudomonas sp. KBS0710 genomic window:
- a CDS encoding paraquat-inducible protein A, with protein MSKTSWTICEHCDAVYPSIFLEQGQKTYCLRCGSVLEVVGRLNTQQMLALSICALIVFCIANAFPVMSISVQGLSNEATLWQSINALAQGQISVIAAVAGLTIILAPLLQILLLCWVLSFAVAGVAAPGFSVCMRALEYLRPWSMLEVCLLGILVAIIKLGGLLDVHPGMGLWALTMLTLLIIPISGKSIRRLWEEFEGGPS; from the coding sequence ATGAGCAAAACGAGCTGGACAATATGCGAGCACTGCGATGCCGTCTATCCATCCATATTTCTAGAACAGGGGCAAAAAACCTACTGCTTGCGCTGCGGTTCCGTTCTTGAGGTGGTTGGTCGGTTGAACACACAACAAATGCTGGCACTTTCCATCTGCGCGTTGATTGTCTTTTGCATAGCTAATGCGTTTCCAGTGATGTCAATCAGCGTGCAGGGCTTAAGTAATGAAGCGACCTTGTGGCAGTCGATAAATGCCCTGGCTCAGGGCCAAATTAGTGTGATCGCTGCCGTAGCCGGCCTGACGATCATATTGGCACCCTTGCTTCAAATATTGTTGCTGTGTTGGGTGCTGAGCTTTGCCGTGGCAGGTGTTGCCGCACCTGGTTTTAGCGTTTGTATGCGCGCGCTTGAATACCTTCGACCGTGGAGCATGCTGGAAGTATGTTTGCTGGGGATTTTGGTAGCAATCATCAAACTGGGAGGGCTGCTCGATGTTCATCCTGGCATGGGACTTTGGGCATTGACGATGCTGACGTTGTTGATCATCCCTATTTCCGGCAAGAGCATCCGCCGTCTTTGGGAAGAATTTGAAGGTGGGCCTTCGTGA
- a CDS encoding paraquat-inducible protein A codes for MNLILCHLCGNACVDGVLRCPRCRSTLHRRKPDSLARTAAFFMAGLIFYIPANLLPMMYTDMFGSGSENTILSGVIEFWESGSWDIALLIFIASVLVPCLKFLVLGTLLVTCRLRSRWAMRERSKLYRLIEVIGYWSMLDVLVVALVAALVQFRTLSSIEPREGILFFGLVVVLTMLAAMSFDPRLIWDAEVEHA; via the coding sequence ATGAATTTAATATTATGCCATCTCTGCGGTAACGCCTGCGTTGATGGGGTTCTTCGTTGTCCGCGCTGCCGTTCAACATTGCACCGGAGGAAACCCGATAGTCTGGCACGTACCGCCGCTTTCTTTATGGCTGGTCTGATTTTTTATATACCCGCCAACTTGCTGCCGATGATGTACACCGACATGTTCGGTAGTGGTAGCGAAAACACAATATTGAGCGGAGTGATCGAGTTTTGGGAAAGCGGATCATGGGATATCGCACTGTTAATTTTCATCGCTAGCGTGCTGGTGCCGTGTCTGAAATTTCTGGTACTTGGCACGTTGCTGGTGACTTGCCGGCTGCGCAGTCGGTGGGCTATGCGGGAACGCTCAAAGCTCTATCGTTTAATTGAAGTGATCGGTTATTGGTCAATGCTCGATGTACTGGTCGTTGCGTTGGTAGCGGCCCTTGTACAGTTTCGTACGCTCAGTAGCATCGAACCTCGTGAGGGTATTTTATTTTTTGGTTTAGTGGTGGTGCTAACCATGTTAGCAGCCATGAGTTTTGATCCCCGACTTATCTGGGATGCAGAGGTAGAACATGCCTGA
- a CDS encoding intermembrane transport protein PqiB, which produces MPDHQRSNSTLSSPEVNSRRFNVSIVWLVPIVAGLIGLSMVVHKAMSAGPKIVVTFLTAEGLEANKTQVKYKNVVIGKVVSIALSGDRAHVDANIELDQSADAFSSRGTRYWVVRPRIGASGVSGVDTLLSGAFIGADPGESEARDKTFIGLENPPAIIYGKKGKRFTLHSADLGSLDIGSPVYYRHIPVGQVVSYNLAGEGKGVDIDIFVNTPNDQYVRKNSRFWNASGVDVSLGANGLKVNTQSVASILAGGIAFIEPNYSEDKSTADERSEFTLFDDMDTALARPDGPGFYVQMRFDQSLRGLTVNSPVEFLGVNVGRVVSVDLDYDDKEESFPTIIGVVIYPNRLGKANDKLVQMKGADDAKGAHLIAQMVAHGLRAQARSANLLTGQLYISMNFVSNAKPVVFDASAQPLLIPTIPGSLDKAQEQLQSLLDKLSKVPIDQIANNFNGSLGQLNKTLVTFNGQVLPEMHETLVQTRKTLATVNNSLDDDSPQRRQLGQAMYEVQRTARSIRVLTDFLGRQPESLIRGRLKEGKPDAYQPTSSGSHKFDQE; this is translated from the coding sequence ATGCCTGATCATCAACGCTCCAATTCAACGCTTTCGAGTCCGGAAGTGAATAGCCGACGCTTCAATGTTTCCATTGTCTGGCTTGTGCCTATCGTTGCTGGCTTGATCGGCTTGTCGATGGTGGTACACAAAGCCATGTCAGCAGGCCCCAAAATTGTGGTGACTTTTCTCACAGCGGAGGGGCTAGAGGCCAATAAGACACAGGTAAAATACAAGAATGTGGTCATCGGCAAGGTGGTTTCAATTGCCCTAAGTGGCGATCGGGCACACGTGGATGCGAACATTGAGCTGGATCAATCGGCTGATGCGTTCAGTTCCCGTGGCACGCGCTATTGGGTGGTACGCCCGCGTATCGGTGCAAGTGGCGTGTCGGGTGTGGATACGCTGTTGTCTGGGGCTTTTATCGGCGCTGACCCTGGAGAGTCTGAGGCCCGGGATAAAACATTCATTGGCCTGGAAAATCCGCCTGCGATCATTTACGGAAAGAAGGGCAAGCGCTTCACTCTGCACTCCGCAGATCTGGGGTCGTTGGACATAGGCTCGCCCGTCTATTACCGTCACATACCGGTCGGCCAAGTAGTTTCATATAACCTTGCCGGCGAAGGAAAAGGTGTAGATATTGATATCTTCGTCAATACTCCGAATGATCAGTACGTGCGTAAAAATAGCAGGTTCTGGAACGCTAGCGGCGTGGACGTCAGCCTTGGTGCCAACGGTTTAAAGGTAAATACTCAATCGGTGGCATCAATTTTAGCGGGCGGTATAGCGTTTATCGAGCCTAATTACAGTGAAGATAAATCTACTGCCGACGAGCGCTCCGAATTCACTTTGTTTGATGATATGGACACCGCCTTGGCCCGGCCAGATGGCCCAGGGTTTTATGTACAGATGCGCTTCGACCAGTCTTTACGTGGCCTGACGGTAAACTCGCCGGTAGAGTTTTTGGGCGTGAATGTTGGTCGCGTTGTTTCGGTGGATCTGGATTACGACGATAAGGAGGAATCCTTTCCAACGATTATCGGCGTGGTTATATATCCTAATCGTCTAGGCAAGGCTAACGATAAGTTAGTCCAGATGAAAGGTGCCGATGATGCCAAGGGCGCTCATCTCATCGCACAGATGGTTGCGCACGGTCTTCGCGCCCAGGCTCGAAGCGCTAACCTGCTCACGGGGCAGTTGTATATATCAATGAACTTTGTCTCAAACGCGAAGCCTGTAGTGTTTGATGCGTCTGCGCAACCGCTGCTTATCCCGACTATCCCCGGAAGCCTCGACAAAGCCCAAGAGCAATTGCAATCCCTTCTCGACAAGCTTAGCAAGGTACCCATCGATCAGATCGCCAATAACTTTAATGGCAGCTTGGGACAGTTGAATAAAACCCTGGTTACCTTCAACGGTCAGGTGCTTCCGGAAATGCACGAAACGCTTGTGCAGACTCGAAAAACCCTCGCAACTGTAAATAACAGTTTAGACGATGATTCTCCTCAACGTCGGCAACTTGGCCAAGCGATGTATGAAGTGCAGCGCACTGCGCGTTCGATTCGCGTACTCACCGACTTCCTTGGGCGCCAGCCAGAATCTTTGATCCGAGGGCGCTTGAAAGAGGGTAAACCCGACGCCTATCAGCCAACCTCTTCAGGTTCTCATAAGTTTGATCAGGAATGA
- a CDS encoding membrane integrity-associated transporter subunit PqiC: MILRSIALFFILALSACGSPPIRYYTLMPTAPEQRQVMNAPSIQFEMLDVRVPMQVDQPQIVVRKSADGLMLLESARWSAPLADEFHDAVAGQLELKLGGRNITGFTKTTNTPLILVQLDIRRFDSLLGNYALVDAVWSLSKHGEGNKLFNITCASVMREPAGLTLDTLVLAHQRNIGHLANDIAQASKTWTCPTL; this comes from the coding sequence ATGATTCTGCGTTCTATTGCCCTGTTTTTCATACTGGCTTTATCGGCATGTGGTTCACCGCCGATACGATACTACACGCTGATGCCCACGGCGCCCGAGCAACGCCAGGTAATGAACGCACCGTCAATTCAATTTGAAATGTTGGATGTACGAGTGCCGATGCAGGTAGACCAACCGCAAATAGTGGTGCGCAAGAGCGCAGACGGATTGATGTTATTGGAAAGCGCACGCTGGAGTGCGCCTTTGGCCGATGAATTTCATGACGCAGTGGCTGGGCAACTGGAGTTGAAGTTGGGGGGGCGTAATATCACAGGTTTTACCAAAACGACCAACACACCACTTATTTTGGTACAACTCGATATTCGACGATTTGATTCACTGCTGGGAAATTACGCGTTAGTTGACGCGGTCTGGAGTTTGAGTAAACACGGTGAAGGCAACAAGCTTTTCAATATTACCTGTGCGAGCGTGATGAGGGAGCCAGCAGGCTTGACGTTGGACACCCTTGTGTTAGCGCATCAAAGGAATATTGGCCACTTAGCCAATGATATAGCACAGGCATCAAAAACGTGGACCTGCCCGACGTTGTAA
- a CDS encoding SMP-30/gluconolactonase/LRE family protein, with protein MKGFSTVPESAAGQAESPVYAMDSAVLLWYRSDLPREAARSYWRGGHAQIVARNPALSDYRQHHFSYDSSGLWPDTDAVETTIPWFRRVDGMPEVRLKGRVSLFLNNRYSKKVLSDEVNVFARTILYITSNRGGAWFKSGYDEPVGFRCVALIKRKKGISGEQFERFISQELCTVLNQSMDILELRSQVFLEWNQRQWDSPGVAHDNAEDDQYHAAVIIGARSKADMLHALDRVTDGDFPSRQAWFCSAIHAYEVESTYTYCREGRPTLPQLAPARKATIEPLMRAITPATERAAKSSSEQKITKAIKLPISGSTPEDVIVDTQGRLICGVSDGRILRIDPVTRLEVTLCSTGGRPLGLELTTDNRLIICDAHKGLLSFDFQTQVLVPLVEFVNTFPLRFCSNATIAKDGTIWFTESTSRFDFEQAAGAFIEHRPSGRLLRRDPNGEVTVVLSGLYFPNGLSLNDDESAVLFVETAAYRLSRLWVQGEREGDCEVLADNLPGLPDNMSRIKNGRFWVAMVSPRIAALDSFASASVLFRKLIWAMPQKIQPKPAHTAWVMCFDQEGRLLKDLQSSDLSYSEVTGVAELNGRLYLGTVASNERSLLEIELESCASNQMDK; from the coding sequence ATGAAAGGCTTCAGCACAGTTCCTGAAAGCGCTGCAGGACAGGCAGAGAGCCCTGTTTATGCTATGGATTCGGCAGTTCTTCTCTGGTATCGCTCAGATTTACCGCGAGAGGCGGCGCGATCCTACTGGAGGGGAGGGCATGCGCAAATTGTCGCTCGTAATCCTGCACTGTCAGATTATCGGCAACACCATTTTTCTTATGATTCTAGCGGGTTGTGGCCAGATACGGACGCTGTCGAAACAACTATTCCATGGTTTCGAAGAGTTGACGGCATGCCGGAAGTCCGCCTTAAAGGAAGAGTTTCGTTATTTCTCAATAATCGATACAGTAAAAAGGTATTGAGTGATGAGGTTAATGTATTCGCTCGTACAATTTTATATATCACATCGAATAGAGGGGGGGCATGGTTCAAAAGCGGCTATGACGAACCTGTCGGTTTTCGATGTGTTGCACTCATCAAACGTAAAAAAGGTATTAGCGGTGAACAGTTTGAACGGTTTATCAGCCAGGAGCTCTGTACCGTTTTAAATCAGTCGATGGATATTTTGGAGCTGCGTAGCCAAGTATTTTTGGAATGGAACCAGCGTCAGTGGGATTCTCCCGGTGTTGCGCATGATAACGCAGAAGATGACCAATATCATGCCGCAGTGATTATAGGCGCTCGTTCCAAGGCCGACATGTTGCACGCCCTGGACCGCGTAACAGATGGCGATTTTCCTTCCAGACAGGCTTGGTTCTGCTCTGCTATCCATGCCTATGAGGTCGAGAGCACTTATACCTATTGCCGCGAAGGCCGTCCGACACTCCCGCAACTTGCACCAGCGCGAAAAGCCACGATTGAGCCCCTGATGCGGGCTATTACTCCGGCCACTGAGCGCGCCGCGAAATCATCATCCGAGCAGAAAATCACAAAGGCTATAAAATTACCCATATCCGGGTCTACTCCTGAGGACGTCATTGTTGATACTCAAGGTCGACTCATATGTGGAGTGTCCGACGGTCGGATACTACGAATTGACCCTGTAACGCGTTTGGAAGTAACCCTGTGCAGTACGGGAGGACGCCCACTTGGTTTAGAGCTCACTACAGATAACAGGCTGATAATATGCGATGCACACAAGGGCCTGCTTTCTTTCGATTTTCAGACGCAAGTGTTGGTGCCTTTGGTTGAGTTTGTTAATACGTTCCCCCTTAGGTTTTGTTCAAATGCGACAATAGCTAAAGATGGGACCATTTGGTTCACCGAGTCGACCTCCCGTTTTGACTTTGAACAAGCAGCTGGAGCGTTCATCGAGCATAGACCATCAGGACGCCTGTTGCGTCGTGATCCAAACGGCGAGGTTACCGTTGTTCTATCAGGGCTCTATTTTCCGAACGGGCTCAGTTTGAATGATGATGAGAGTGCGGTGCTGTTCGTTGAGACTGCCGCATATAGGCTCAGCCGTCTTTGGGTGCAAGGCGAACGCGAAGGCGATTGTGAAGTGTTGGCGGATAATCTTCCGGGACTGCCCGATAACATGTCGCGTATAAAAAACGGGCGTTTTTGGGTGGCCATGGTTAGCCCACGCATAGCCGCGCTGGATTCATTTGCGAGCGCTTCAGTGTTATTTCGTAAACTCATCTGGGCAATGCCTCAAAAAATTCAACCCAAGCCCGCGCACACAGCGTGGGTGATGTGCTTTGATCAAGAGGGACGACTGCTCAAAGATTTGCAAAGTTCCGATTTGAGCTATAGCGAGGTAACGGGTGTTGCGGAGCTGAATGGGCGATTGTATCTGGGGACTGTCGCATCTAATGAAAGGTCGTTGTTGGAAATTGAGCTGGAATCGTGTGCGTCGAATCAAATGGACAAGTAA